A stretch of Garra rufa chromosome 11, GarRuf1.0, whole genome shotgun sequence DNA encodes these proteins:
- the cfap161 gene encoding cilia- and flagella-associated protein 161 isoform X1 — protein sequence MAHVRTYNPRVRVGNWEEDVTLEEETLQNFILQKGRGELTVQKEGALKQNILKPVNLSVSPDGFLHFGDTVMLMNSGGGEHEQRGSCVLSIIADSSNIASQSDTNSGPHLLGPLHVGGAHNMTPCVRNAFIITSVDGTSDGEVLRYDQSFALRTTAGFAGELFLTSDHRTFLKCAKKSRLQELSLVEEFDFLCWWKVIYFDPQERLENEGYPVEVNSTVLISHCKTNQCLAALGNHILWTPFGKEYELTAHTFLDSHKAERDNNHWLFFMAQPANQNQSLMQLQQHSDIIDEQRENQEDMQVKECT from the exons ATGGCTCATGTCCGGACCTATAATCCGCGCGTCCGTGTGGGCAACTGGGAAGAAGACGTGACTTTAGAAGAG GAAACTCTCCAGAACTTCATCCTGCAAAAAGGCAGGGGTGAACTCACAGTTCAGAAAGAAGGAGCTCTGAAGCAAAACATCCTAAAACca gtgaattTATCAGTGTCGCCGGATGGCTTTTTGCACTTTGGAGACACGGTCATGCTGATGAACTCTGGAGGTGGAGAACACGAGCAGCGTGGATCCTGTGTCCTCAGCATCATTGCCGACAGCAGTAATATCGCGTCACAGTCTGACACTAATTCAGGCCCCCACCTTCTCGGGCCCCTTCATGTTGGAGGAGCCCACAACATGACGCCTTGTGTTAGAAACGCCTTTATCATTACAAG TGTTGATGGGACCTCAGATGGAGAGGTGCTCAGATACGATCAAAGCTTTGCCCTGAGAACGACCGCAGGCTTTGCCGGAGAG CTGTTCCTCACCAGTGATCACAGAACATTTCTAAAGTGTGCTAAGAAGTCTCGACTACAGGAGTTGAGCTTAGTAGAGGAGTTTGATTTCCTTTGCTGGTGGAAGGTGATTTACTTTGACCCCCAAGAAAGGCTTGAAAATGAAGGATACCCTGTTGAG GTGAACAGCACGGTTTTGATTTCCCACTGTAAGACCAATCAATGTCTGGCTGCTCTTGGCAATCACATCCTATG GACTCCTTTTGGTAAAGAGTATGAACTCACTGCTCACACCTTCTTGGATTCCCATAAAGCTGAGCGGGACAACAACCATTGGCTGTTTTTCATGGCTCAGCCTGCCAATCAAAATCAAAGCCTGATGCAACTGCAACAACACTCAGACATAATAGATGAACAGAGAGAAAACCAAGAGGACATGCAAGTAAAAGAGTGCACTTAA
- the cfap161 gene encoding cilia- and flagella-associated protein 161 isoform X2 has translation MLRRGIPRDCVNLSVSPDGFLHFGDTVMLMNSGGGEHEQRGSCVLSIIADSSNIASQSDTNSGPHLLGPLHVGGAHNMTPCVRNAFIITSVDGTSDGEVLRYDQSFALRTTAGFAGELFLTSDHRTFLKCAKKSRLQELSLVEEFDFLCWWKVIYFDPQERLENEGYPVEVNSTVLISHCKTNQCLAALGNHILWTPFGKEYELTAHTFLDSHKAERDNNHWLFFMAQPANQNQSLMQLQQHSDIIDEQRENQEDMQVKECT, from the exons ATGCTTCGCAGGGGGATCCCTCGTGACTGC gtgaattTATCAGTGTCGCCGGATGGCTTTTTGCACTTTGGAGACACGGTCATGCTGATGAACTCTGGAGGTGGAGAACACGAGCAGCGTGGATCCTGTGTCCTCAGCATCATTGCCGACAGCAGTAATATCGCGTCACAGTCTGACACTAATTCAGGCCCCCACCTTCTCGGGCCCCTTCATGTTGGAGGAGCCCACAACATGACGCCTTGTGTTAGAAACGCCTTTATCATTACAAG TGTTGATGGGACCTCAGATGGAGAGGTGCTCAGATACGATCAAAGCTTTGCCCTGAGAACGACCGCAGGCTTTGCCGGAGAG CTGTTCCTCACCAGTGATCACAGAACATTTCTAAAGTGTGCTAAGAAGTCTCGACTACAGGAGTTGAGCTTAGTAGAGGAGTTTGATTTCCTTTGCTGGTGGAAGGTGATTTACTTTGACCCCCAAGAAAGGCTTGAAAATGAAGGATACCCTGTTGAG GTGAACAGCACGGTTTTGATTTCCCACTGTAAGACCAATCAATGTCTGGCTGCTCTTGGCAATCACATCCTATG GACTCCTTTTGGTAAAGAGTATGAACTCACTGCTCACACCTTCTTGGATTCCCATAAAGCTGAGCGGGACAACAACCATTGGCTGTTTTTCATGGCTCAGCCTGCCAATCAAAATCAAAGCCTGATGCAACTGCAACAACACTCAGACATAATAGATGAACAGAGAGAAAACCAAGAGGACATGCAAGTAAAAGAGTGCACTTAA